One Methanolinea sp. DNA window includes the following coding sequences:
- a CDS encoding thiamine-phosphate synthase family protein, which translates to MTGSEREEVLRVLGEAVRRLVAGMDPSLIPEVGTNIAYAIPRARTPGDVAAVEGRIVRVRGRPHAVGPVAFGASDHVARIVLTAMRFDPDVRCAANVRYSERIVEVCEEMLLSVCSFDRAAEPPGVQTMDWGVASCCRDGVPDVIYDRGAVGKEPMVRILGEDPDVVVNNILKLSARMNKD; encoded by the coding sequence GTGACAGGATCCGAGAGGGAAGAGGTCCTGCGCGTCCTCGGGGAAGCCGTGCGCAGGCTCGTTGCGGGGATGGACCCCTCGCTCATCCCGGAAGTCGGGACGAACATCGCGTACGCGATCCCCCGCGCGAGGACGCCGGGGGACGTTGCCGCAGTCGAGGGGCGGATCGTCAGGGTGCGGGGACGGCCCCACGCCGTCGGCCCGGTCGCGTTCGGTGCGAGCGACCACGTCGCGAGGATCGTCCTTACGGCAATGAGATTCGATCCGGACGTGAGGTGCGCCGCGAACGTCAGGTACTCGGAGAGGATCGTGGAGGTGTGCGAGGAGATGCTCCTCTCTGTCTGCAGCTTCGACCGCGCCGCGGAGCCCCCGGGGGTACAAACGATGGACTGGGGGGTCGCGTCGTGCTGCAGGGACGGGGTTCCGGACGTGATCTACGACAGGGGTGCAGTCGGGAAGGAACCGATGGTGAGGATCCTCGGGGAAGATCCCGACGTCGTCGTAAACAACATTCTTAAACTTTCCGCGCGTATGAATAAAGACTGA
- a CDS encoding DNA primase large subunit PriL, translated as MKESHQFILPQSGSLGEFIQGNYGKLVLSHAVERVRRALAATGPVPPSLEKPDLPSDRLGVQREVTSFLLARILVSCAREKALMERLARYEAQRAHAFLQAEDEGKRKFLAEKMGYPLDGPFLPVPRYIGLTAGLQEERWRLVNREVYGGKVTVEPAESEELFREHIRKILLSSLPLEVPESVCTLVEPYISQVRAEFQKRILTDFGQVEESAFPPCMQALLSALSAGTNITHAGRFALTAFLHNIGMGTSEIIQLYSRAPDFDIGKTQYQVEHISGRGGKGTEYTAPACPAMRTLGLCARPDTLCEKVSHPLTYYRRKKKGRKGGERDTSGDGPVDENTRTAHREDEYDEGKQVRGPVGEHCGEEDHERDEDGETE; from the coding sequence TTGAAGGAATCGCACCAATTCATCCTCCCACAGTCCGGATCCCTCGGGGAATTCATCCAGGGGAATTACGGGAAGCTCGTCCTCTCCCACGCGGTGGAGAGGGTGCGACGTGCCCTTGCCGCGACAGGCCCCGTGCCGCCTTCGCTCGAGAAACCTGACCTCCCCTCGGACAGGCTCGGGGTGCAGCGCGAGGTCACTTCCTTTTTGCTGGCGAGAATACTCGTCTCGTGCGCGCGGGAGAAGGCGCTCATGGAACGCCTCGCCCGTTACGAGGCGCAGAGGGCCCACGCGTTCCTCCAGGCAGAAGACGAAGGGAAGAGGAAGTTCCTCGCGGAGAAGATGGGCTACCCGCTCGACGGGCCTTTCCTCCCCGTTCCGAGGTACATCGGCCTCACCGCGGGATTGCAGGAGGAGCGGTGGAGGCTCGTCAACAGGGAGGTCTACGGGGGGAAAGTCACGGTCGAGCCGGCCGAATCGGAGGAGCTCTTCAGGGAGCACATCCGGAAGATCCTCCTCTCCTCCCTCCCCCTCGAGGTCCCCGAATCCGTCTGCACGCTCGTCGAGCCCTACATCTCGCAGGTCCGGGCCGAGTTCCAGAAGAGGATCCTCACGGATTTCGGGCAAGTCGAGGAATCTGCATTCCCCCCCTGCATGCAGGCGCTCCTCTCTGCGCTCTCGGCCGGCACCAACATCACCCACGCGGGAAGGTTCGCGCTCACCGCGTTCCTCCACAACATCGGGATGGGAACGTCCGAGATCATCCAGCTCTACAGCAGGGCCCCCGACTTCGACATCGGGAAGACGCAATACCAGGTGGAGCACATCTCGGGGCGCGGGGGGAAGGGGACGGAGTACACGGCACCTGCCTGCCCCGCGATGCGCACGCTCGGTCTCTGCGCGAGGCCCGACACCCTCTGCGAGAAGGTATCGCACCCCCTCACGTACTACAGGAGGAAGAAGAAGGGGAGGAAGGGAGGAGAGCGCGACACATCAGGCGATGGCCCTGTTGACGAGAATACCCGCACCGCTCATCGCGAGGACGAATACGACGAGGGCAAGCAGGTACGCGGTCCCGTGGGCGAGCACTGCGGGGAGGAGGATCACGAGCGCGACGAGGACGGCGAAACAGAGTAG